The Rhinopithecus roxellana isolate Shanxi Qingling chromosome 9, ASM756505v1, whole genome shotgun sequence genome contains a region encoding:
- the HEY1 gene encoding hairy/enhancer-of-split related with YRPW motif protein 1 isoform X1 → MKRAHPEYSSSDSELDETIEVEKESADENGNLSSALGSMSPTTSSQILARKRRRGIIEKRRRDRINNSLSELRRLVPSAFEKQVMEQGSAKLEKAEILQMTVDHLKMLHTAGGKGYFDAHALAMDYRSLGFRECLAEVARYLSIIEGLDASDPLRVRLVSHLNNYASQREAASGAHAGLGHIPWGTAFGHHPHIAHPLLLPQNGHGNAATTASPTEPHHQGRLGSAHPEAPALRAPPSGSLGPVLPVVTSASKLSPPLLSSVASLSAFPFSFGSFHLLSPNALSPSAPTQAANLGKPYRPWGTEIGAF, encoded by the exons ATGAAGCGAGCTCACCCCGAGTACAGCTCCTCGGACAGCGAGCTGGACGAGACCATCGAGGTGGAGAAGGAGAGTGCGGACGAGAATGG aaacTTGAGTTCAGCTCTAGGTTCCATGTCCCCAACTACGTCTTCCCAGATTTTGGCCAGAAAAAGACGGAGAGGA ATAATTGAGAAGCGCCGACGAGACCGGATCAATAACAGTTTGTCTGAGCTGAGAAGGCTGGTACCCAGTGCTTTTGAGAAGCAGGTAATGGAGCAA GGATCTGCTAAGCTAGAAAAAGCCGAGATCCTGCAGATGACCGTGGATCACCTGAAAATGCTGCATACGGCAGGAGGGAAAG GCTACTTTGATGCGCACGCCCTTGCTATGGACTATCGGAGTTTGGGATTTCGGGAATGCCTGGCAGAAGTTGCCCGTTATCTGAGCATCATTGAAGGACTAGATGCCTCTGACCCGCTTCGAGTTCGACTGGTCTCACATCTCAACAACTACGCCTCCCAGCGGGAAGCCGCGAGCGGCGCCCACGCGGGCCTCGGACACATTCCCTGGGGGACCGCCTTTGGACATCACCCGCACATCGCTCACCCGCTGTTACTGCCCCAGAACGGCCACGGCAACGCGGCCACTACGGCCTCACCCACGGAACCGCACCACCAGGGCAGGCTAGGCTCGGCACATCCGGAGGCGCCTGCTTTGCGAGCGCCCCCTAGCGGCAGCCTCGGACCGGTGCTCCCTGTGGTCACCTCCGCCTCCAAACTGTCGCCGCCTCTGCTCTCCTCAGTGGCCTCCCTGTCGGCCTTCCCCTTCTCTTTCGGCTCTTTCCACTTACTGTCTCCCAATGCACTGAGCCCTTCAGCGCCCACGCAGGCTGCAAACCTTGGCAAGCCCTATAGACCTTGGGGGACGGAGATTGGAGCTTTTTAA
- the HEY1 gene encoding hairy/enhancer-of-split related with YRPW motif protein 1 isoform X2 translates to MKRAHPEYSSSDSELDETIEVEKESADENGNLSSALGSMSPTTSSQILARKRRRGIIEKRRRDRINNSLSELRRLVPSAFEKQGSAKLEKAEILQMTVDHLKMLHTAGGKGYFDAHALAMDYRSLGFRECLAEVARYLSIIEGLDASDPLRVRLVSHLNNYASQREAASGAHAGLGHIPWGTAFGHHPHIAHPLLLPQNGHGNAATTASPTEPHHQGRLGSAHPEAPALRAPPSGSLGPVLPVVTSASKLSPPLLSSVASLSAFPFSFGSFHLLSPNALSPSAPTQAANLGKPYRPWGTEIGAF, encoded by the exons ATGAAGCGAGCTCACCCCGAGTACAGCTCCTCGGACAGCGAGCTGGACGAGACCATCGAGGTGGAGAAGGAGAGTGCGGACGAGAATGG aaacTTGAGTTCAGCTCTAGGTTCCATGTCCCCAACTACGTCTTCCCAGATTTTGGCCAGAAAAAGACGGAGAGGA ATAATTGAGAAGCGCCGACGAGACCGGATCAATAACAGTTTGTCTGAGCTGAGAAGGCTGGTACCCAGTGCTTTTGAGAAGCAG GGATCTGCTAAGCTAGAAAAAGCCGAGATCCTGCAGATGACCGTGGATCACCTGAAAATGCTGCATACGGCAGGAGGGAAAG GCTACTTTGATGCGCACGCCCTTGCTATGGACTATCGGAGTTTGGGATTTCGGGAATGCCTGGCAGAAGTTGCCCGTTATCTGAGCATCATTGAAGGACTAGATGCCTCTGACCCGCTTCGAGTTCGACTGGTCTCACATCTCAACAACTACGCCTCCCAGCGGGAAGCCGCGAGCGGCGCCCACGCGGGCCTCGGACACATTCCCTGGGGGACCGCCTTTGGACATCACCCGCACATCGCTCACCCGCTGTTACTGCCCCAGAACGGCCACGGCAACGCGGCCACTACGGCCTCACCCACGGAACCGCACCACCAGGGCAGGCTAGGCTCGGCACATCCGGAGGCGCCTGCTTTGCGAGCGCCCCCTAGCGGCAGCCTCGGACCGGTGCTCCCTGTGGTCACCTCCGCCTCCAAACTGTCGCCGCCTCTGCTCTCCTCAGTGGCCTCCCTGTCGGCCTTCCCCTTCTCTTTCGGCTCTTTCCACTTACTGTCTCCCAATGCACTGAGCCCTTCAGCGCCCACGCAGGCTGCAAACCTTGGCAAGCCCTATAGACCTTGGGGGACGGAGATTGGAGCTTTTTAA
- the HEY1 gene encoding hairy/enhancer-of-split related with YRPW motif protein 1 isoform X3: MRCHMPLEERNVLRLSRGNLTGDQGYFDAHALAMDYRSLGFRECLAEVARYLSIIEGLDASDPLRVRLVSHLNNYASQREAASGAHAGLGHIPWGTAFGHHPHIAHPLLLPQNGHGNAATTASPTEPHHQGRLGSAHPEAPALRAPPSGSLGPVLPVVTSASKLSPPLLSSVASLSAFPFSFGSFHLLSPNALSPSAPTQAANLGKPYRPWGTEIGAF, from the exons atgcgcTGCCACATGCCTCTTGAGGAAAGAAATGTATTGCGGTTAAGTAGAGGAAACCTAACAGGAGACCaag GCTACTTTGATGCGCACGCCCTTGCTATGGACTATCGGAGTTTGGGATTTCGGGAATGCCTGGCAGAAGTTGCCCGTTATCTGAGCATCATTGAAGGACTAGATGCCTCTGACCCGCTTCGAGTTCGACTGGTCTCACATCTCAACAACTACGCCTCCCAGCGGGAAGCCGCGAGCGGCGCCCACGCGGGCCTCGGACACATTCCCTGGGGGACCGCCTTTGGACATCACCCGCACATCGCTCACCCGCTGTTACTGCCCCAGAACGGCCACGGCAACGCGGCCACTACGGCCTCACCCACGGAACCGCACCACCAGGGCAGGCTAGGCTCGGCACATCCGGAGGCGCCTGCTTTGCGAGCGCCCCCTAGCGGCAGCCTCGGACCGGTGCTCCCTGTGGTCACCTCCGCCTCCAAACTGTCGCCGCCTCTGCTCTCCTCAGTGGCCTCCCTGTCGGCCTTCCCCTTCTCTTTCGGCTCTTTCCACTTACTGTCTCCCAATGCACTGAGCCCTTCAGCGCCCACGCAGGCTGCAAACCTTGGCAAGCCCTATAGACCTTGGGGGACGGAGATTGGAGCTTTTTAA